One segment of Cottoperca gobio chromosome 24, fCotGob3.1, whole genome shotgun sequence DNA contains the following:
- the LOC115003517 gene encoding LOW QUALITY PROTEIN: receptor-interacting serine/threonine-protein kinase 3-like (The sequence of the model RefSeq protein was modified relative to this genomic sequence to represent the inferred CDS: deleted 1 base in 1 codon) encodes MAQSSRPAPKFIEDSSLECWKVIGSGGFGQIHKARHRQWGCDVAVKLLHYDNGSSASLLHEIKMMQQGSSPYVIHVLGVFRGRPPSSGPSTQIGLVMEFMERGSLASLQETLRGAPPRPLLFRLAHQVALGINFLHSLSPSLLHLDLKPPNVLLDDSLNAKLTDFGLSRIYYSITQGSKKDGEEGGTISYMPPEAFELSYRPTRASDIYSYGILLWSILTGKRPYEGKPPALVELRIPQGDRPCLDEISGQAAELSELTGLMELMKRCWAQIPKQRPSALDCTTETEGLYKMHKHAIDDAVYKVLKDLNLKEEEAMMEQLQSVQLTQASGWTMVESRG; translated from the exons ATGGCGCAGTCCAGCCGTCCAGCTCCAAAGTTTATAGAAGACTCCAGCCTGGAGTGCTGGAAGGTGATTGGCAGCGGGGGTTTCGGACAGATCCACAAAGCCAGACATCGTCAGTGGGGCTGCGATGTGGCCGTTAAACTGCTTCATTATGACAACGG gagcagtGCGTCTTTGCTGCATGAGATCAAGATGATGCAACAAGGAAGCAGCCCGTATGTTATTCACGTCCTCGGGGTCTTCAGGGGGCGACCGCCCTCCTCTGGCCCCTCCACACAGATCGGTCTGGTCATGGAGTTCATGGAGAGAGGATCACTGGCCTCCCTACAG GAAACCTTACGTGGAGCTCCACCCCGGCCGCTGCTCTTCAGACTGGCTCATCAAGTGGCTCTGGGTATAAACTTCCTCCACAGTCTGTCCCCCTCCCTGCTCCACCTGGACCTGAAGCCCCCCAATGTGCTGCTGGACGACTCTCTCAATGCCAAG CTTACAGATTTTGGCCTTTCCCGGATTTACTACAGCATCACGCAGGGCTCCAAGAAGGACGGCGAAGAGGGGGGGACGATCAGCTACATGCCACCAGAAGCGTTTGAATTATCGTACAGACCTACCCGAGCCTCCGATATCTACAG TTATGGTATACTCTTATGGTCCATTCTCACAGGGAAACGACCGTATGAAG GTAAACCGCCCGCCTTAGTAGAGCTCCGCATCCCGCAGGGAGACCGTCCCTGCCTGGACGAGATCAGCGGCCAGGCTGCGGAGCTTTCCGAGTTGACAGGACTCATGGAGCTCATGAAGAGATGCTGGGCCCAAATACCCAAACAAAGGCCCTCCGCCCTTG ACTGTACAACTGAGACAGAAGGGCTGTATAAGATGCACAAACAT GCCATTGATGACGCGGTCTACAAAGTGCTGAAGGACCTG aACCTAAAGGAAGAAGAAGCAATGATGGAGCAGCTTCAGAGTGTTCAGCTCACTCAGGCTTCAG GGTGGACCATGGTGGAGAGCAGAGGTTAA
- the LOC115003866 gene encoding LOW QUALITY PROTEIN: stonustoxin subunit beta-like (The sequence of the model RefSeq protein was modified relative to this genomic sequence to represent the inferred CDS: substituted 1 base at 1 genomic stop codon), with protein MNSCELTLDTNTLNRELKVSDNNRKVTRVREKXPYPDHPQRFNIWPQLLCGNVLTGRCYWEVEWRGLVHVAVTYRGIRRRGDSVDCMFGRNDQSWSLLCFDGGYSIWHNNKLTRLPFSSPSPSGRVAVYVDCPAGSLSFFRVSSDTLIHLHTFSTTFTEPLHPGFMFWLPASSVSLCRLQEKTTSSPVV; from the exons ATGA ACTCCTGTGAACTcacactggacacaaacacattgaacaGAGAGCTCAAAGTGTCCGACAACAACAGGAAGGTGACACGTGTGAGAGAGAAGTAGCCATATCCTGATCATCCACAGAGATTTAACATCTGGCCTCAGCTGCTGTGTGGAAACGTTCTGACTGGTCGCTGTTACTGGGAGGTCGAGTGGAGAGGATTAGTTCATGTAGCAGTGACTTACAGAGGAAtcagaaggagaggagacagtgTTGACTGTATGTTTGGAAGGAATGATCAGTCCTGGAGTCTTCTCTGCTTTGATGGTGGTTACTCTATCTGGCACAATAACAAACTAACACgcctccccttctcctccccctccccctctggtAGAGTAGCAGTGTATGTGGATTGTCCTGCTGGCTCTCTGTCCTTCTTCAGAGTCTCCTCTGACACACTGATCCACCTCCATACCTTCAGCACCACCTTCACTGAACCTCTTCATCCTGGGTTTATGTTCTGGTTACCTGCctcctcagtgtctctgtgtcgtctGCAGGAGAAGACAACTTCCAGTCCTGTGGTTTAG